One Prevotella melaninogenica DNA window includes the following coding sequences:
- a CDS encoding IS110 family transposase, which yields MAPFGRDSGTSVHTDPRVGFIANKMLKSLLTQAALAAVRTCPQIAKYYQRLIERGKKPMVALNNVKNKMIAIITAMVRNGCMYQSDNICVATQSVNVK from the coding sequence ATAGCACCTTTTGGACGTGATTCTGGCACAAGCGTACACACTGATCCACGAGTGGGCTTTATAGCTAATAAGATGCTCAAATCGCTCCTCACACAGGCTGCATTAGCCGCTGTACGAACTTGTCCACAGATTGCAAAGTATTATCAAAGGCTTATAGAACGAGGAAAGAAACCGATGGTTGCACTGAATAATGTCAAGAATAAGATGATTGCCATTATAACAGCAATGGTCAGAAATGGTTGCATGTATCAATCTGACAACATCTGCGTGGCAACGCAAAGTGTAAATGTTAAATAA